A DNA window from bacterium contains the following coding sequences:
- a CDS encoding phosphatidate cytidylyltransferase has protein sequence ILRMPRGRALILIALAPACLCDILGLAAGKAFGRRKLAPQVSPNKTVEGLIGALAGSMIGVAAVRFFMLPQLSLVDSLMFALLIWIVSPMGDLIESMLKRSRGVKDSGHIIPGHGGVLDRMDALIFTAPAAFAYLKYVVGV, from the coding sequence ATCCTGCGCATGCCGAGGGGAAGGGCGCTCATCCTCATCGCTTTGGCGCCCGCGTGTCTGTGCGATATCCTGGGGCTTGCAGCGGGCAAGGCGTTCGGAAGGCGCAAGCTCGCGCCGCAGGTCAGCCCGAACAAGACGGTCGAGGGGCTGATAGGCGCGCTCGCGGGATCGATGATCGGAGTGGCGGCCGTGCGCTTCTTCATGCTCCCGCAGCTGTCGCTGGTGGATTCCCTGATGTTTGCGCTCCTGATCTGGATCGTGTCGCCCATGGGCGATCTGATCGAATCCATGCTCAAGCGCAGTCGCGGGGTGAAGGACTCGGGGCATATCATCCCGGGCCACGGCGGCGTCCTCGACAGGATGGACGCTCTTATATTCACGGCGCCGGCGGCGTTCGCATATTTGAAATACGTGGTCGGGGTTTAA
- a CDS encoding 1-deoxy-D-xylulose-5-phosphate reductoisomerase, giving the protein MKKISILGSTGSIGKSTLDVVARHPERFKVVGLAEGHDVELLAEQVELFDPMVVSVRDADSANRLKGLLRTKRPEVLFGIEGACQVAELSEAQLVISAIVGAAGLKPTLRAIEARKSVALANKETMVVAGELVSNAAVRMGITILPIDSEHAAIHQSLAGHRREDVTALLLTASGGPFLRSSVDEMRVATPEQAIAHPRWSMGAKITIDSATLMNKGLEVIEARWLFGVPPEKIRVIVHPQSIVHSLVEYRDGCVMAQLGMPDMRAPIAYAISWPERVESGCPKLDLARVANLTFEEPDHARFPCLALAYAALQEGQSMPAVLNAANEVAVEAFLMRRIGLLDIARVVEETMNAHEKKSAATFEEIMEADAWARRQAGKVL; this is encoded by the coding sequence ATGAAAAAAATATCGATACTGGGCAGCACCGGTTCCATCGGCAAGAGCACGCTCGACGTGGTCGCGCGCCATCCCGAGCGGTTCAAGGTCGTGGGCCTGGCCGAGGGCCACGACGTGGAACTGCTCGCGGAGCAGGTGGAGTTGTTCGACCCGATGGTGGTCTCGGTCCGCGACGCGGACTCCGCGAACAGGCTCAAGGGCCTTCTCAGGACGAAGAGGCCCGAGGTCCTATTCGGCATCGAGGGGGCGTGCCAGGTCGCGGAACTCTCCGAGGCGCAGCTTGTAATCTCGGCCATCGTGGGCGCGGCAGGGCTCAAGCCCACGCTGCGCGCCATCGAGGCGCGCAAGAGCGTGGCGCTCGCGAATAAAGAGACCATGGTCGTAGCCGGGGAGCTGGTATCGAACGCGGCCGTGAGGATGGGGATAACGATACTCCCGATCGACAGCGAGCACGCGGCCATACATCAGTCGCTGGCAGGGCACAGGCGCGAGGACGTGACCGCGCTGCTCCTCACCGCGTCGGGCGGCCCGTTCCTCAGGAGCAGCGTCGATGAGATGAGGGTGGCCACGCCCGAGCAGGCGATAGCGCATCCGCGATGGAGCATGGGGGCCAAGATTACGATCGACTCCGCCACTCTCATGAACAAGGGCCTGGAGGTCATAGAGGCGCGCTGGCTCTTCGGGGTGCCGCCTGAGAAGATCAGGGTGATAGTCCATCCCCAGAGCATCGTGCATTCGCTCGTGGAGTACCGCGACGGTTGCGTGATGGCGCAGCTCGGGATGCCGGATATGCGCGCGCCGATCGCGTACGCGATATCCTGGCCCGAGAGGGTCGAGAGCGGCTGTCCCAAACTCGATCTCGCCCGCGTGGCCAACCTCACCTTCGAGGAGCCGGACCATGCGCGGTTCCCCTGCCTGGCGCTGGCGTACGCGGCGCTGCAGGAGGGGCAGTCCATGCCGGCGGTGCTCAACGCCGCGAACGAGGTCGCCGTGGAGGCCTTCCTGATGAGGAGGATCGGTCTGCTCGACATAGCGCGCGTGGTCGAGGAGACGATGAACGCCCATGAGAAGAAGTCCGC